The following proteins are co-located in the Cutaneotrichosporon cavernicola HIS019 DNA, chromosome: 3 genome:
- a CDS encoding uncharacterized protein (selenium binding protein), translating to MKVQLLISLLVALGSVSAAPMEKRQRGASSSGSAAKAAASPASVSAANPVPSASASAAGAASVTPSAAQELQTSEGAPAAAEPSGAAVAQAASDPQAAAALASSLAVAAATATTDAAAAAPSTDLTPAWGARSRQYMYIWAGAVGRQVPDRLITFDFDPWSSNYGQMISQTLTETTGNEPHHCGLSADKKRLLCGGLLSLLKGQNEIFVFDVETDPSQPKIIATTKSKLGSVPDEFVAMPDNTFLLSNMGSASGGSPGTIAKVASNGTVLAEYPENPPKDFNPHGVQVRHDLNLMATCDYVDPASTLNAVPGGVVLRSSIRIWNLKEMKIVNTIYTPAGSGTMDCKMYNKDPRARGYMGGSGNGEVYQWDSAAGTAKKVFNVNDDVISWFFMKPFYTVTAQYMAMSSDDRFLFVPYVSAPGRWNEKQGYYSGILSYDVSDPNSIRKVHNERFPAYAGPHLCHIMDNRLVTTDYFLDEDDFGKIHMDGDHVVRVFTISSSGVLYPEPRFTVDMDELIPGLGLRPHGMAMK from the coding sequence ATGAAGGTTCAGCTCCTCATCTCGTTGCTAGTGGCGCTCGGTAGCGTCTCTGCTGCCCCTATGGAGAAGCGCCAGCGGGGTGCTTCTTCTTCTGGTTCGGCGGCCAAAGCTGCCGCCTCGCCGGCTTCGGTATCCGCCGCCAACCCTGTTCCGTCTGCTTCAGCCTCTGCGGCTGGCGCGGCCTCTGTTACCCCAAGTGCGGCTCAGGAGCTCCAAACGTCGGAAGGAGCACCCGCTGCGGCCGAGCCTTCaggcgccgccgtcgcgcagGCAGCTTCCGATCCGCAAGCCGCTGCGGCGCTtgcgtcgtcgctcgccgtcgctgctgCTACTGCTACCACCgacgctgctgctgccgcaCCATCAACCGACCTTACACCCGCATGGGGCGCCCGCTCGCGCCAGTACATGTACATCTGGGCCGGTGCTGTCGGCCGCCAGGTGCCTGACCGCCTCATCACGTTCGACTTTGACCCGTGGTCTTCCAACTATGGCCAGATGATCTCGCAGACACTCACAGAGACGACTGGCAATGAGCCACACCACTGTGGCTTGTCAGCCGATAAGAAGCGCTTGCTGTGCGGTGGTCTACTCTCCCTTCTCAAGGGCCAGAACGAGATCTTTGTATTCGACGTAGAGACCGACCCTTCTCAGCCCAAGATCATCGCCACGACCAAATCCAAGCTTGGCTCGGTCCCCGACGAGTTTGTCGCCATGCCCGACAACACATTCTTGCTCTCCAATATgggctcggcctcgggtGGTTCGCCCGGCACCATCGCCAAGGTCGCCTCTAACGGAACCGTTCTGGCAGAGTACCCAGAGAACCCTCCCAAGGACTTTAACCCGCACGGTGTCCAGGTCCGCCACGACCTTAACCTCATGGCGACGTGCGACTATGTGGACCCGGCTTCCACTTTGAACGCGGTCCCGGGCGGCGTTGTCCTCCGCTCGTCAATCCGCATCTGGAACCTCAAGGAGATGAAGATTGTCAACACCATCTACACCCCGGCCGGCTCTGGCACCATGGACTGCAAGATGTACAACAAGGACCCCCGTGCTCGTGGCTACATGGGTGGTTCGGGCAACGGAGAGGTGTACCAGTGGGACTCTGCAGCCGGTACCGCCAAAAAGGTCTTCAacgtcaacgacgacgtcatCTCGTGGTTCTTCATGAAGCCCTTCTACACCGTTACCGCCCAGTACATGGCCATGTCCTCTGACGACCGCTTCCTCTTTGTCCCCTACGTCTCGGCGCCAGGTCGTTGGAACGAGAAGCAGGGTTACTACTCGGGTATTCTCTCGTACGACGTCTCAGACCCCAACTCTATCCGCAAGGTCCACAACGAGCGCTTCCCTGCCTACGCAGGCCCACACCTGTGTCACATTATGGACAACCGCCTCGTCACCACCGACTacttcctcgacgaggacgactttgGCAAGATTCACATGGACGGCGACCACGTCGTCCGTGTCTTTACAATCTCGTCTTCGGGCGTTCTCTACCCTGAGCCCCGTTTCACggtcgacatggacgagctcattcctggcctcggcctccgtCCCCACGGCATGGCAATGAAATAG